In Fusarium oxysporum Fo47 chromosome XII, complete sequence, one DNA window encodes the following:
- a CDS encoding family 8 carbohydrate esterase, whose product MKFLTTLSFVTAAFAASRTTAPSGCITVKKSPGSGQFGTVQAAVDSLSTTASGKQCIFIDQGTYNEQVLVPSRSAQLSIYGYTTDTSGYSGNKVTITAKKSQADGLNNDGTATLRVKAANFKLYNVNVANTYGKGSQAVALSAYADSGYYGVALTGFQDTLLAQQGYQLYSKCLIQGATDFIFGQTASAWFEKIDLRVVAASVGYITANGRDSDSNMSYYVFNNCNIAAAAGNTVANGAYYLGRPWRQYARVVFQKTNMTSVINSKGWSIWNTGEENTAHVLFGEYGNTGAGSQGQRASFATNLSSAVSISTVLSGNYASKGFYDASYM is encoded by the exons ATGAAGTTCCTCACAACATTGAGTTTCGTCACAGCGGCGTTCGCTGCTAGTCGAACGACTGCGCCCTCTGGATGTATAACTGTCAAGAAGTCACCCGGAAGCGGTCAGTTCGGCACCGTTCAAGCTGCAGTCGACTCTCTCTCGACTACAGCATCTGGAAAGCAATGCATCTTCATTGACCAGGGTACCTACAACGAGCAGGTCCTTGTTCCTAGTCGCAGCGCTCAACTGTCTATCTACGGATACACTACCGACACTAGCGGATACAGCGGCAACAAGGTCACCATCACAGCGAAGAAGAGCCAGGCTGACGGCCTCAACAACGATGGCACTGCTACTCTTCgtgtcaaggctgccaaCTTCAAGCTTTACAACGTCAATGTTGCCAACACTTATGGAAAGGGCAGCCAGGCTGTTGCTCTGAGCGCCTATGCCGACAGCGGATACTA CGGCGTTGCTCTTACTGGATTCCAGGATACTCTTCTTGCCCAGCAGGGCTACCAGCTGTACTCTAAATGTCTTATTCAGGGTGCTACTGACTTCATCTTCGGCCAGACTGCTTCCGCCTGGTTCGAGAAGATCGACCTTCGAGTTGTCGCCGCCTCAGTTGGCTACATCACTG CCAACGGCCGTGACTCTGACTCCAACATGTCTTACTACGTCTTCAACAACTGCAACATTGCCGCAGCTGCCGGCAACACCGTCGCCAACGGTGCTTACTACCTTGGTCGACCTTGGCGCCAGTATGCCCGTGTTGTCTTCCAGAAGACTAACATGACCTCTGTCATCAACTCCAAGGGCTGGTCTATCTGGAACACTGGTGAGGAGAACACTGCCCACGTCTTGTTTGGAGAGTATGGCAACACTGGTGCTGGTTCTCAGGGTCAGCGTGCCTCTTTCGCTACCAACCTCTCCTCTGCAGTTTCTATCTCTACTGTTCTCTCCGGAAACTACGCTTCCAAGGGCTTCTACGATGCTTCTTACATGTAG